One region of uncultured Sulfurimonas sp. genomic DNA includes:
- a CDS encoding GGDEF domain-containing phosphodiesterase — MINIDNTLKINNFKLTSSTEVSGVVRDILEIKHMSLLIHLSSYMHNTVLFQNLKLELEKKLPDAKLVAIKHEDRSHTSVVVYSLNKKVDKKDISDEILKEMQLSDRIKEIDMKECKKQLLSRYFTDHLTSFPNLYQLRKDLQDNENFGLVTIAIDNFVTINNFYGFMVGDFIIEQVGNYLVKNINKKIYRVSGTEFTLYLDESLDFYELKDYLTKLYEKIENVTVKYQENEINVSLTLASCVNANQENLFSKVAMALKYAKDNRLPFWIYEDRMRFENEYEKNLNVSNVVRHAVKNRKIVPYFQPIMDNKTSKINKYECLARLLDDNDNVISPFLFIPISKRIKVYNFVTKIIIEKSFEVFEKNDFEFSINLSMEDIVNSDMFNFILNKLKSSSASKRVIFEIVESEAIEDFDKISRFIKEIKRYGAKIAIDDFGDGYSNFSYLMKMNVDFLKIDGSLIKDIDTDMNSYLVVETIIGFANKLGIKTIAEFVHSSTVMDKIKEMGIDFSQGYHIDKPLLTLD; from the coding sequence ATGATAAATATTGATAATACTTTAAAAATTAATAATTTTAAATTAACTTCATCTACAGAAGTTAGTGGTGTTGTAAGAGATATTTTAGAGATAAAACATATGAGTTTGCTCATACATCTCTCTTCTTATATGCACAATACTGTCTTGTTCCAAAACTTAAAACTTGAACTAGAAAAAAAACTACCAGATGCTAAACTTGTAGCTATTAAACACGAAGATAGGTCACACACTTCTGTAGTTGTGTATAGTCTTAACAAAAAAGTAGATAAAAAAGATATAAGTGATGAAATATTAAAAGAGATGCAATTAAGTGATCGTATAAAAGAAATAGATATGAAAGAGTGTAAAAAACAGCTCTTAAGTAGATATTTTACAGATCATTTAACAAGTTTTCCAAACCTTTATCAACTAAGAAAAGATTTACAAGACAATGAAAATTTTGGATTAGTAACAATAGCTATAGATAACTTTGTAACTATAAATAATTTTTATGGTTTTATGGTTGGAGACTTTATTATAGAACAAGTTGGAAACTATCTTGTTAAAAATATAAACAAAAAAATATATAGAGTCTCAGGAACAGAATTTACACTTTATCTTGATGAGAGTTTAGATTTTTATGAACTTAAAGATTATCTTACAAAACTTTATGAAAAAATAGAAAATGTAACAGTAAAGTATCAAGAAAACGAAATAAATGTAAGTCTTACTTTAGCTTCATGTGTAAATGCAAATCAAGAAAATCTTTTCTCAAAAGTAGCTATGGCTCTTAAATATGCAAAAGACAATAGACTTCCATTTTGGATTTATGAAGATAGGATGCGCTTTGAAAATGAGTATGAAAAAAATTTAAATGTATCAAATGTGGTAAGACATGCAGTTAAAAACAGAAAAATAGTTCCATATTTTCAACCAATTATGGACAACAAAACATCCAAAATAAATAAGTATGAATGTCTTGCAAGACTTTTAGATGATAATGACAATGTTATCTCTCCATTTTTGTTTATACCTATATCAAAACGGATAAAAGTCTATAATTTTGTTACAAAAATTATCATCGAAAAATCTTTTGAAGTTTTTGAAAAAAATGATTTTGAATTTAGTATAAACTTGTCTATGGAAGATATTGTTAATAGTGATATGTTTAACTTCATCCTAAATAAACTAAAATCCAGTTCAGCATCTAAAAGAGTAATTTTTGAGATAGTAGAATCTGAAGCCATTGAAGATTTTGACAAAATCTCACGTTTTATAAAAGAGATAAAAAGATATGGAGCTAAAATTGCCATCGATGATTTTGGAGATGGTTATTCTAATTTTTCATATCTTATGAAAATGAATGTTGATTTTTTAAAAATAGATGGCTCTTTGATAAAAGATATAGATACAGATATGAACTCTTATCTCGTTGTAGAAACTATAATAGGATTTGCAAATAAGCTTGGGATTAAAACGATTGCT